One Streptomyces fagopyri DNA window includes the following coding sequences:
- a CDS encoding alpha/beta hydrolase encodes MPNPSLSRAAALTVTAVLLPCVLTGCGDGPRDGDLTAQKLSWKDCPAPSESEGGGNVPSPLPGGARWQCATMEAPLDWSDPKGDTIGIALIRARTSGDPGRRIGSLVFNFGGPGGSGVTTLPAFGGDYAKLRTRYDLVSFDPRGVGRSDGVKCEDDSQLDAYFQQDAIPDDAAQQKALLNNTRTFNAACEKNSGRTIPHVRTTDAARDMDLMRQVLGDAKLHYFGISYGTELGGVYAHLFPEHVGRAVFDGVVDPTQDPEQGALGQAKGFQLALDNFAEDCTSKTDPCPIGDTPQDVKDRIAKLLTSLESKPIPGVFPRELTQTAATNGIAQALYSKDFWEYLTEGLDQAYSGDGKELMLLSDSMNGRSEDGQYSNLTAANVSINCADEKPRYTTADVEAKLPEFRAASPLFGDYLAWGMLSCTDWAVPGAADHPDVSAVGAAPILVVGNTGDPATPYEGARKMVEALGKGVGVELTYKGQGHGAYDSGNKCVHNAVDGYLLNGTVPPAGTVCT; translated from the coding sequence ATGCCGAACCCGTCCCTGTCACGTGCCGCTGCCCTCACCGTGACCGCCGTCCTGCTGCCCTGTGTGCTGACAGGCTGCGGCGACGGACCCAGGGACGGGGATCTGACGGCCCAGAAGCTGAGCTGGAAGGACTGCCCGGCCCCCTCCGAGTCGGAGGGCGGCGGGAACGTCCCCTCTCCTCTGCCGGGCGGTGCGCGGTGGCAGTGCGCCACCATGGAGGCTCCCCTCGACTGGTCCGACCCCAAGGGCGACACGATCGGCATCGCGCTGATCCGGGCGCGGACGAGCGGCGACCCGGGCAGACGCATCGGCTCCCTCGTCTTCAACTTCGGTGGCCCCGGCGGCTCGGGCGTCACCACGCTGCCCGCCTTCGGCGGGGACTACGCGAAGCTGCGCACCCGCTACGACCTGGTGAGCTTCGATCCGCGTGGGGTCGGCCGCAGCGACGGGGTGAAGTGCGAGGACGACAGCCAGCTCGACGCGTACTTCCAGCAGGACGCCATCCCCGACGACGCCGCCCAGCAAAAGGCCCTCCTGAACAACACGAGGACGTTCAACGCGGCCTGTGAGAAGAACTCGGGGCGGACCATCCCGCACGTGCGCACCACCGACGCGGCCCGCGACATGGACCTCATGCGGCAGGTCCTCGGAGACGCCAAGCTGCACTACTTCGGCATCTCCTACGGCACCGAACTCGGCGGCGTGTACGCCCATCTGTTCCCCGAGCACGTGGGGCGCGCCGTGTTCGACGGAGTGGTCGACCCGACACAGGACCCGGAACAGGGCGCGCTCGGGCAGGCCAAGGGCTTCCAGCTCGCGCTGGACAACTTCGCCGAGGACTGCACCTCGAAGACGGATCCCTGCCCGATCGGCGACACCCCGCAGGACGTCAAGGACCGTATCGCCAAGCTCCTGACCAGCCTGGAGAGCAAACCGATCCCCGGTGTCTTCCCCCGTGAGCTGACCCAGACCGCGGCGACCAACGGCATCGCGCAGGCTCTGTACTCCAAGGACTTCTGGGAGTACCTGACGGAGGGCCTGGACCAGGCGTACAGCGGTGACGGCAAGGAGCTGATGCTGCTGTCGGACTCGATGAACGGGCGCAGCGAGGACGGCCAGTACAGCAATCTCACCGCGGCGAACGTGTCCATCAACTGCGCTGACGAGAAGCCGCGTTACACCACCGCCGACGTCGAGGCGAAACTTCCGGAGTTCCGGGCCGCGTCCCCCTTGTTCGGCGACTATCTGGCCTGGGGCATGCTCAGTTGCACCGACTGGGCCGTCCCGGGCGCCGCCGACCACCCGGACGTCAGCGCCGTCGGCGCGGCGCCGATCCTCGTGGTCGGCAACACCGGTGACCCGGCCACACCGTACGAGGGCGCGAGGAAGATGGTGGAGGCGCTGGGCAAGGGCGTCGGCGTCGAGCTGACCTACAAGGGCCAGGGGCACGGCGCGTACGACAGCGGGAACAAGTGCGTGCACAACGCCGTGGACGGCTATCTACTGAACGGGACCGTGCCCCCCGCCGGAACCGTCTGCACTTAG
- a CDS encoding alpha/beta hydrolase has product MTRFARWTALVATALLVAGCGGSSGNGKDEGKDSDTPSATTSSSAAASALPASLTSQKPDWGRCKGTSSAAAQGDGWQCATLKVPLDYAKPDGGTIGLALIRSKATGGQGKRLGSLLFNFGGPGGSGVSTMPYYESLVGPLHERYDLVSWDPRGVAASEGVRCRGDKAIQAAESVDATPDDAAEESAYFKDATDFGKGCAKAAGKLMSHVSTTDTARDMDLMRQVLGDSRMHYFGISYGTELGGVYAHLFPKNVGRLVLDAVVDPSADTVGHAKNQTLGFQRALDDYLKSTGQDPAQGSAKIVDLLDRIDAKPLPTGGGRKLTQTLALTGIVQPLYSKAGWPRLTAALQSAEDGDGTDLLALADGYNDRDSSGHYGTTTHSQRLISCLDDKQRPTPGETRKLLPEFEKISPVFGDFMGWDTAGWCHDWPVGGQYDTPEVSAPGAAPVLVVGNTGDPATPYEGARRMADELGRGVGVELTWKGEGHGAYGSGSECVDSTVNGYLLNGTVPKDGKVCS; this is encoded by the coding sequence ATGACGCGTTTCGCACGGTGGACGGCCCTGGTGGCGACCGCTCTGCTGGTGGCCGGCTGCGGCGGTTCGTCCGGGAACGGCAAGGACGAGGGGAAGGACAGTGACACCCCGTCGGCCACCACGTCCTCGTCCGCGGCCGCCTCGGCACTGCCGGCCTCGCTCACCTCTCAGAAGCCCGACTGGGGTCGCTGCAAGGGCACTTCGAGCGCGGCCGCCCAGGGCGACGGCTGGCAGTGCGCGACGCTCAAGGTGCCGCTCGACTACGCGAAGCCGGACGGCGGGACGATCGGACTCGCGCTGATCCGATCGAAGGCGACCGGCGGCCAGGGCAAGCGCCTCGGCTCACTCCTGTTCAACTTCGGCGGCCCCGGCGGCTCGGGCGTCTCCACCATGCCCTACTACGAGAGCCTCGTCGGCCCGCTCCACGAGCGCTACGACCTGGTGAGCTGGGACCCACGCGGTGTCGCCGCCAGCGAGGGCGTGCGCTGCCGCGGTGACAAGGCGATCCAGGCCGCCGAGTCGGTGGACGCCACCCCGGACGACGCAGCCGAGGAGAGCGCCTACTTCAAGGACGCCACCGACTTCGGCAAGGGCTGCGCGAAAGCCGCCGGAAAGCTGATGTCGCACGTCTCGACGACCGACACCGCCCGCGACATGGACCTGATGCGCCAGGTCCTCGGTGACAGCCGGATGCACTACTTCGGTATCTCCTACGGCACCGAACTCGGCGGCGTGTACGCCCACTTGTTCCCCAAGAACGTGGGACGCCTGGTGCTGGACGCAGTCGTCGACCCGAGCGCCGACACGGTGGGCCACGCCAAGAACCAGACCCTGGGCTTCCAGCGCGCCCTGGACGACTACCTCAAGTCCACCGGCCAGGACCCCGCGCAGGGCTCCGCGAAGATCGTGGACCTTCTGGACCGGATCGACGCGAAGCCGCTGCCGACCGGCGGGGGGCGAAAGCTCACCCAGACCCTGGCCCTCACCGGCATCGTCCAGCCGCTGTACAGCAAGGCGGGCTGGCCGCGCCTGACCGCCGCGCTCCAGAGCGCCGAGGACGGCGACGGCACGGACCTGCTCGCGCTCGCCGACGGGTACAACGACCGTGACTCCTCGGGGCACTACGGCACGACGACCCATTCACAACGGCTCATATCCTGCTTGGACGACAAGCAGCGTCCGACTCCCGGCGAGACGAGGAAGCTCCTGCCGGAGTTCGAGAAGATCTCGCCGGTCTTCGGCGATTTCATGGGCTGGGACACGGCGGGCTGGTGTCACGACTGGCCGGTCGGCGGTCAGTACGACACCCCGGAGGTCAGCGCCCCGGGAGCGGCACCCGTCCTGGTCGTGGGCAACACCGGGGACCCGGCGACGCCGTACGAGGGCGCCCGCAGGATGGCCGACGAGCTGGGCAGGGGCGTCGGGGTGGAACTCACCTGGAAGGGCGAGGGCCATGGCGCGTACGGAAGCGGCAGCGAGTGTGTCGACTCCACGGTGAACGGCTATCTGCTGAACGGGACGGTGCCGAAGGACGGCAAGGTCTGTTCATGA
- the moeZ gene encoding adenylyltransferase/sulfurtransferase MoeZ: MSLPPLVEPAAELTVDEVRRYSRHLIIPDVGMDGQKRLKNAKVLCVGAGGLGSPALMYLAAAGVGTLGIVEFDEVDESNLQRQIIHSQADIGRSKAESARDSVLGINPYVKVVLHEERLEAENVMDIFSQYDLIVDGTDNFATRYLVNDACVLLDKPYVWGSIYRFDGQASVFWSEHGPCYRCLYPEPPPPGMVPSCAEGGVLGVLCASIGSIQVNEAIKLLAGIGEPLVGRLMIYDALEMQYRQVKVRKDPDCAVCGENPTVTELIDYEAFCGVVSEEAQQAAAGSTITPKQLKEWIDDGENIEIIDVREINEYEIVSIPGAKLIPKNEFLMGTALETLPQDKKIVLHCKTGVRSAEVLAVLKSAGFSDAVHVGGGVIGWVNQIEPDKPIY, from the coding sequence GTGTCGCTGCCACCCCTGGTCGAGCCGGCTGCCGAGCTCACCGTAGACGAGGTCCGCAGGTACTCCCGCCACCTGATCATCCCCGACGTGGGCATGGACGGGCAGAAGCGGCTGAAGAACGCCAAGGTGCTGTGTGTGGGCGCCGGCGGCCTCGGGTCCCCGGCGCTGATGTACCTGGCCGCGGCGGGCGTGGGCACGCTCGGCATCGTGGAGTTCGACGAGGTCGACGAGTCGAACCTGCAGCGGCAGATCATCCACAGCCAGGCGGACATCGGCCGCTCCAAGGCCGAGTCGGCGCGCGATTCCGTGCTGGGCATCAACCCGTACGTGAAGGTGGTCCTGCACGAAGAGCGGCTCGAGGCCGAGAACGTGATGGACATCTTCAGCCAGTACGACCTGATCGTCGACGGCACGGACAACTTCGCGACCCGCTACCTGGTCAACGACGCGTGCGTGCTCCTCGACAAGCCGTACGTGTGGGGCTCGATCTACCGCTTCGACGGCCAGGCGTCCGTCTTCTGGTCCGAGCACGGCCCCTGCTACCGCTGCCTCTACCCGGAGCCCCCGCCCCCCGGCATGGTCCCCTCCTGCGCCGAGGGCGGTGTCCTGGGCGTGCTGTGCGCGTCCATCGGCTCCATCCAGGTCAACGAGGCGATCAAGCTGCTCGCAGGCATCGGCGAGCCCCTGGTGGGCCGCCTGATGATCTACGACGCCCTGGAGATGCAGTACCGCCAGGTCAAGGTCCGCAAGGACCCGGACTGCGCGGTCTGCGGCGAGAACCCCACCGTCACCGAACTCATCGACTACGAGGCCTTCTGCGGTGTCGTGTCCGAGGAGGCCCAGCAGGCGGCGGCCGGCTCCACGATCACTCCCAAGCAGCTCAAGGAGTGGATCGACGACGGCGAGAACATCGAGATCATCGACGTCCGCGAGATCAACGAGTACGAGATCGTCTCGATCCCCGGCGCCAAGCTGATCCCGAAGAACGAGTTCCTCATGGGCACCGCCCTGGAGACCCTTCCGCAGGACAAGAAGATCGTCCTGCACTGCAAGACGGGTGTGCGCAGCGCGGAGGTCCTCGCCGTCCTGAAGTCCGCGGGCTTCTCGGACGCGGTGCACGTCGGCGGCGGCGTGATCGGCTGGGTCAACCAGATCGAACCGGACAAGCCGATCTACTGA